The Erwinia sorbitola nucleotide sequence GTTGCAGCGTATCGGTCTGATTGGTCTTGACCCGTCAGTGGAACCACGTACGGCGAAATTAAAAGATATTAAAGAGAACCCGCATAAATTTAATTTTAAAGAACTCGATCTGCTCACCATGCCGCGTGCGTTAAATTCTGTTGATGCCGCTATTGGTTATGTTTCACAGTTTGATGCCGGGAAAGTATCTCGTGATAAAGGCATATTATTCCCACCAGCGCCCAGGACATTTGCTTCGCAGCTGGTCATTGGTACGCCTTATTTAAATGATGAGAATATTATTAAACTGAAAAAAGCCTTTGCCGATCCGCGTGTGCAGCAGTGGTTAAAAGAGAGTGACGATCCGCTGGTGCAGGGGGTATTAGTTCCGGTCTCTGATAAATAATATTGTAGTTTCTCAATAACCGGATCGGCGAAAGCCTTTCCGGTTTTTTGTGTTGCCGTTATTAAGCAATTTCCTTATTTAATTAGCTGTTATTTAAATCATATTTTGTTGTTTGTTATTACAGTCCCCCCTCTTTATAAAGGTACTGCCTGCTAATAAATAATATTAAATATATCGAGGATACTATGAGTACATTAAATATTGATGATGGCATTGCTTTACCGCCATCTCACTCAACACCGGTTCGATCCGTCAGTGATGTGGCACAGTTAATCAATACCAGCACCAGTAAAAACAGCTATGCACGCTGGATCGTTTTCCTTGCTCTGGGCGGAGTGTTTCTTGATGCCTATGACCTGACCACGCTCTCATATGGAATTGACGATGTGGTGAAAGAGTTCGGCCTGACCCCGACGATTACCGGGCTGGTAACATCTTCAATTATGATTGGTACTATCGTCGGCAATTTAATCGGTGGCTGGCTGACCGATAAATATGGCCGTTACTCGGTGTTTATGGCCGATATGCTGTTCTTTGTTGTCTCTGCAATCGCGGCCGGATTAGCCCCTAACGTCTGGGTACTGATTGGTGCCCGTTTTCTGATGGGGATTGGGGTAGGTATCGATCTGCCGGTGGCAATGGCCTATCTGGCGGAGTTCTCGAAATTTACCGGCAAGGGTAACAAAGCCGCACGACTGGCGGCCTGGTGCCCGATGTGGTACGCCGCCTCATCCGCCTGTTTCTTTATTATTTTCGCCCTCTATTTCCTGCTGCCTGCTGAACATGCCGACTGGCTGTGGCGCGCGTCACTGCTGTTTGGTGCGGTACCCGCGCTGATTATCATCGCTGTGCGCAGCAAATTTATGAATGAATCACCGCTGTGGGCTGCCAATCAGGGTGACCTGGAGGGGGCGGCGCGTATCCTGCGTGACTCCTACGGCATTACCGCCCATGCGGCTGAACCTGATGAAAAAAATGCGGTAAAACCCGTTCCGCCAAAGGTCAGCTTCCGCGTGCTGTTCCAGAAGCCGTACCGCGAGCGCACCATCGTCACCGCTGTAATGAATATCTGTATATCGTTTGAATATACCGCCATTGCCTTCTTTTTGCCGTCGATCCTCGCACAGTTTCTTGGCGCAGGCGTGTTTGAAACCATCTCTGCATCGCTGGGGCTGAATGCGCTGTTTGCGTTTACCGGCGGTCTGCTGGGGATGCGTCTGGCGTGGAAATTCCCGTCGCGCCACGTGGCTATTGCCGGTTTTGCCCTGCAATTTATTGCGCTCATCTCACTGGCGCTGATTGGCCATCCGAGCGCCACTCTCGGCGTGGTGTTTGCCATTCTGATGCTTGGCCTGTGGCTGTTTGCTGAAGGTTTTGGGCCTGGGGCGCAGATGATGATCTATCCGGCGCTCTCCTATCCCACCCATATCCGCGCCACCGGCGTAGGTTTTGGCCGCTCTCTCTCCGGCGTGGGCAGTGCGCTGGCGCTGTTTATCCTGCCGATTTTACAGGCCACCTTTGGCACCAATATGTTCTGGATTGTCTCGCTGGCCGCGATTATCCCGATTATTTTCCTGCTGGTGATCCGTTTCGAACCCACGAAGCAGGACATCGACGACCAAACCGAAACTGGAGAATCCCATGTCTGAATCCGCTGCTGATTACACCGCACTGGCCGCCCGTTTTCGCCCGATCTTTGCCCGCATTGCTGAAGGTGCAGCCGGGCGTGAAGTGAACCGTACTCTGCCGCTGGAGCCGATTCGCTGGCTGAAAGAGGCAGGTTTTGGCACTCTGCGTATCCCGCTGGAACAGGGCGGTTTTGGTGCCACACTGCCGCAGCTGTTCCAGCTGCTGACCGAGCTGGCCGAAGCGGATTCCAACCTGCCGCAGGCGCTGCGTGCCCATTTTGCTTTTGTTGAGGATCGGCTGAATCAACCGGACAGCGAAGAGCGCCAGCGCTGGTTCCGCCGCTTTATTGACGGTGAGCTGGTCGGCAGCGGCTGGACGGAGATCGGCAATCTGAAACTGGGTGAGGTGATCACCCGCGTGTCGCCGTCGGATAACGGCTGGCTGCTCTCCGGCGAGAAGTTCTACAGCACCGGCACTCTTTACGCTGACTGGATTGATGTTTACGCCCGGCGTGATGATAACGGACGCGATGTCATTGCGCTGGTCAATACGCACCAGCCAGGGGTGGAGCGCGAAGACGACTGGGATGGTTTCGGCCAGCGCCTGAGCGGCAGCGGTACCACCCGCTTCCATCAGGCGCAGGTTGAGCAGGCGCATGTGTATGATTTTAGCGAGCGTTTCCGCTATCAGACGGCGTTCTATCAGCATGTATTGCTATCGACGCTGGCGGGAATTGGTCGTGCAGTAA carries:
- a CDS encoding MFS transporter, yielding MSTLNIDDGIALPPSHSTPVRSVSDVAQLINTSTSKNSYARWIVFLALGGVFLDAYDLTTLSYGIDDVVKEFGLTPTITGLVTSSIMIGTIVGNLIGGWLTDKYGRYSVFMADMLFFVVSAIAAGLAPNVWVLIGARFLMGIGVGIDLPVAMAYLAEFSKFTGKGNKAARLAAWCPMWYAASSACFFIIFALYFLLPAEHADWLWRASLLFGAVPALIIIAVRSKFMNESPLWAANQGDLEGAARILRDSYGITAHAAEPDEKNAVKPVPPKVSFRVLFQKPYRERTIVTAVMNICISFEYTAIAFFLPSILAQFLGAGVFETISASLGLNALFAFTGGLLGMRLAWKFPSRHVAIAGFALQFIALISLALIGHPSATLGVVFAILMLGLWLFAEGFGPGAQMMIYPALSYPTHIRATGVGFGRSLSGVGSALALFILPILQATFGTNMFWIVSLAAIIPIIFLLVIRFEPTKQDIDDQTETGESHV
- a CDS encoding acyl-CoA dehydrogenase family protein, translated to MSESAADYTALAARFRPIFARIAEGAAGREVNRTLPLEPIRWLKEAGFGTLRIPLEQGGFGATLPQLFQLLTELAEADSNLPQALRAHFAFVEDRLNQPDSEERQRWFRRFIDGELVGSGWTEIGNLKLGEVITRVSPSDNGWLLSGEKFYSTGTLYADWIDVYARRDDNGRDVIALVNTHQPGVEREDDWDGFGQRLSGSGTTRFHQAQVEQAHVYDFSERFRYQTAFYQHVLLSTLAGIGRAVKRDAAAGVASRRRVYSHGNAGQVKNDVQVLQVVGQISSWAYAVEAAVQQATHALQRAYELHDSGDEALIQQANVLAELESAQAQVIASELIPRAASELFNALGASDTRVSKALDRHWRNARTVASHNPVIYKIRNVGDWEVNGKQPTFIWQIGNGE